In the genome of Pempheris klunzingeri isolate RE-2024b chromosome 3, fPemKlu1.hap1, whole genome shotgun sequence, one region contains:
- the LOC139199318 gene encoding ecto-ADP-ribosyltransferase 5-like, with translation MRGNRLILVPLCLLLCWMLPVSSKKISYISSQPKADFGLRMSMVENAVDDMYFGCIESMTELVKDRYFKKEIKEQGFANVWNHAEQCAIRNLRDKDKGDEALTKDHMQAICVYTSDYEKFYKTYNHAVRTSRKIYATSFPFHSLHFWMTSAVQILSNNKGCRTTYRRTQVKLTGKVNKLIRFGFFASSSYRTDMNQFGNKTCFKIKTCLGAFLNKYSALGKHEEEVLIPPYEMFKIIGKKKGRYVEGLHDCKDVYTLESAGSHTNLNCNVAYFP, from the exons ATGAGGGGTAACAGGCTGATTCTTGTGCCACTgtgtctgctcctctgctggATGCTGCCTGTCAGTTCGAAGAAG ATCAGTTACATCTCCAGTCAACCCAAAGCAGACTTTGGCTTGCGAATGAGCATGGTCGAAAATGCTGTTGATGACATGTACTTTGGCTGCATTGAAAGCATGACAGAATTGGTCAAAGACAGATACTTCAAAAAAGAGATCAAAGAACAAGGATTTGCAAACGTCTGGAACCATGCAGAACAGTGTGCAATAAGAAATCTAAGAGATAAAGACAAGGGGGATGAGGCTTTAACTAAGGATCACATGCAAGCGATCTGTGTTTATACATCTGATTATGAAAAGTTTTATAAAACATACAATCATGCAGTACGAACCAGCAGAAAAATCTATGCCACTTCTTTCCCATTTCACTCCTTACATTTCTGGATGACATCCGCTGTGCAGATCCTCAGTAATAATAAAGGATGTCGCACTACGTACCGCAGAACCCAGGTCAAGCTAACTGGTAAGGTTAACAAATTAATTCGCTTTGGTTTCTTTGCCTCCAGTTCTTACAGAACAGACATGAACCAGTTTGGTAACAAGACCTGCTTTAAAATCAAGACCTGTTTAGGTGCTTTCCTAAACAAATATTCAGCATTAGGGAAGCACGAGGAAGAGGTTCTCATCCCCCCCTATGAGATGTTTAAAATTATCGGGAAAAAGAAGGGTCGATATGTAGAAGGTCTGCATGATTGTAAAGATGTCTATACCTTGGAGAGTGCAGGAAGTCACACTAATCTAAATTGCAATGTTGCATACTTTCCATAG